One window of the Salminus brasiliensis chromosome 1, fSalBra1.hap2, whole genome shotgun sequence genome contains the following:
- the batf gene encoding basic leucine zipper transcriptional factor ATF-like: MAQGSDSNDTSYTKSPSPGNKQGSTDDMRKVLRREKNRIAAQKSRMRQTQKADSLHLESESLEKENAALRKEVKKLTEEAKYLSTVLSNHEAVCTGVSHTPSDLLYGAPFHQHINVPHYPL; encoded by the exons ATGGCTCAAGGCTCTGACAGCAACGACACCAGCTACACCAAATCCCCATCACCGGGAAATAAACAG GGCTCCACAGACGACATGAGGAAGGTGTTGAGACGAGAGAAGAATCGCATCGCGGCCCAGAAGAGCAGGATGAGGCAAACGCAGAAAGCTGACAGCCTGCACCTG GAGAGCGAGAGTTTGGAGAAGGAGAACGCCGCTCTGAGGAAAGAGGTGAAGAAGCTGACGGAGGAGGCGAAATATCTTTCCACGGTGTTGAGCAACCACGAGGCAGTGTGCACAGGCGTTAGCCACACCCCCTCAGACCTGCTGTACGGCGCACCTTTCCACCAGCACATCAATGTCCCACACTATCCgctctga